The Miscanthus floridulus cultivar M001 chromosome 6, ASM1932011v1, whole genome shotgun sequence genomic interval GTACCCCGTGGATGGAGAACTAGTGCACGCCTCGTCACTCGCGTATGAGATGCCACGTTGATTACTGCGGAGGCAGCAAAGAGTGGCGAGCAGCCGAGCACGCAGGTCATGATTTGATGATATACGGGAACAAGTGAACCAGTGAAAGCACAACCTGATCAACTAGCTTTGGCAAATCTTACAAGAAAGCAAATGCTAACGTTATCATGGATAAGCTATGCTGTCAGGAGAGACTAAAAAAAACAGTTTTCATTTGACGGCGGGCGTCGGTCTCTAAGCTCAAACCATTCTACACCAGCTGACCTTGTCACAAAAATAAGCCGCAGCATGAGTTCTGTTTTCATGGGGACACGGCCAAaaaatcatatccagtcccctaAAAGTTGTACCTAAAGTCAACAGCTGTGATCACCAAAAGTGGACTTCTGACTGCAACGAATATGAAAAATGTGCAGCATCCTTGATCCATCTAGCGTGCCCTGTTGGAATGATAGGGTTTACCATTTTTCCTGTTCGCAGAATCGGCTGTGGCATCTAACCAAGCAATTCTCCCAAATACACTGATGGCATAAGCGCACATTGCCTGCACAAAAGGAAATAAATTTCACATAATTCTGACTAAAAAACGGTTATGAAAAAGATAATAGTAAAACGAATCAGACAGGCATGTTGCAATGTGGATGATGTTAAGTTCAGAAACATGTAGTCATTACCACTGATCCAGTGTGAAATGAAACCTATCTTGACAAAACTAAATGCAATGAAGTTGTGGGTGCAACAATACCAATATGTGGGATATTAAACAACAGAAGCAAGACTTAATCTTTTTCATAGGGAGAAATGGGAACATATATTTATAAGTTTAATAAAAAAAAGTATTAGTGTACTACTACACGTGATACATAATAATCTTTGATGTGGACAGCCACTTTGATCTCAAACTTTTCTACTTTTACTTTGAACTGACACAATGGAAACTCCCCCATTTTACTTTGGACTAAATGACTAATACTTGCTGACTTACCATCATGACAATCTCTCCAAGAGATTTTCTACCATAGCTCTTTGTTTTATGCCACTAAAAGATTCTGACCTCATAATTGCATTTGATACAAGAATGACAGTACTTGCCGCAGGAGCATTCACCTACAGAATATAAACCAAGAAATAAAACACAAGAAACATTACCATTTACAATTTAACAAAAAAGGTGGGATAAAAAATCATGATCAATGAACAGTAGCTAGAACATACCCAGACTCGACCATTGAGTCCAACAGCTATCTCAAAAGACAGTTTTTTCCCAAGGGCCTCCAGAACTGGACATGTTGGCGAACTTAACAACCTATAAGCAACTAAAGTCAAAAACTCAAAatctaacaaaaaaaaaacaatgctaGTGATTCAATGGAGGGCGAGGTGTATTATCCTCACATTCGTGACATGCCAGTTGATGTGTCAAACATATAACCATCTTTCAGCTGACCAAATTCAGCAGCTTTCCCAGAAGCTTGAAATTAGGAACAGTATTAATACAGTAAAAGAACGATCAGATAAAGCCAAAAGAAAACGGTCCAGACTGAGTATCATCCCACAAGCTGAAAGGTTCTCACAAACAATGAGGATATATTTGCTTTGCTAAGATGAATAAAATTTGGTACTCCATACTTCTGATGGACAATTAAGGAAAATGGACACTGAGCTGTAAGTTAAAAAAATTACCATCCATGCATGAGAGCTCGGGATTCATGATACTATTTGCTTTCACCACTCGAGCATATATTAACGTACCAATCTGCAGGAACATTCCCATCGTAAGACAAATATATAATCAATAAAGAGAATATAAAGCTCGAAACACTGTGGAAACAACTTATGGCACCACTCAGAGTTGAAATCACAGTGGACATAGACATGTTCAGTAACTTTTTTTTTCCACAATGGCCATAGCCGAATTTCATTACTGGTGTAACAAAATTGCAAAGATTCCACAGTTTAACGAGAACGAAACGCCACTACCTGACTACCATCGTGATCATGGAGTTGATCACCCAGGGATCCAACTCATGATCACCCACTACTTACCAAACCAAAACGATAAAGCTGAAACTACCAAAAAAAAACCCGCAGACACATCAAGTGTTCATTACAGGGCACCTGCCGCCCAGAACAGCGCGCAGGCCGCACAGCTTTATCGTACCTGACTATGTTCAGGACCTGACTATAGCATTTACTCTCCCTGTTCCTTTTTATTTGATGTTATAGGATTTTAAGAAGAAACATACCTAATTTACTTCCCTAAAATGTTCCTACCAAAGTAAAAAATTGGCAATCTAAAAGACTCAAATCTACTTGTTCATTAGTAACTAACATCAAATGTACGTAGTTTAGGAGAAATAGTTTAAATTACGAAGTAGAAAAAGACAGCTTTAATAGAAGCATGTGGTTATTTTGTACTCTTTCTTAATTTGAGCGCAAAAAGTGCTCAAACATCAAGCATAAAAGAATGGAAGAAGTATTTGGAACAGAAAAAAAACAATCCACATGCTACTGAACATATGTTAAGAACTGCACATGTGGCCTACTGTATACACATTTCACACTTTAAGTATAGAGACTGACAAAACTATGAAACTAAACAATGCTAGAAAGTTCAAATGATCCAGTGTCTTACCTCGAACTTTGGTATGTTTCTCCTTGTACCACCTTCAAATGCAAGCACCGGTAGAAAGGCCAAATTAGGACCCTTTATGTCTACCAAAAAGTTCTGTAATAACCAAAGCTATTTCAGCAAAGAAAATACATCACAGGCAAAATACATACAATTATTTAACATAATAAAGCAAATATCTAGCTTCTAGCAAAAGCCCATTCTGGTTTCTGTTTGTATATTAGAACTGTATGAAAAGGGTAATCAGCTGATCATCTTGCCAGTACTAGGGATATATGGATTTGACATTGTATATACAAAAAACCCCTTCATTTTgcaacacttgtccattttttgaGGAAGCACAATTCCACATTACTTCTCCACCAAGCAAATCAAGTAATATTTCTGCCACTTTCATGCAGTTTAATGCTATAGTAGAAGGGATTGTGTAGTTGTACTGTTGTAGTATGTCATTTGATAGTGATTGTCCATGTTTCAATCAGGGCCGGCCCTGGAGCGGGGCGGGAGGGACGGTCGTCCCAGGCCCACGATACCGATGGGCCCCTCCCCAGGTATGCAATAAGAATACGAGATGCTAGATCGAATCGCCGATTCCCCATGTCCCGTGATCACACACGCTCCGCGAGTCTTCCGCCTTCCTTCCTGCGCTGCGCGACGTGCGCAtgcggcgtgggcgtgggc includes:
- the LOC136458649 gene encoding uncharacterized protein; the encoded protein is MESRRPAPSPLVDNYVVPGDAVLDLSEMNNQTIKLGAGLRQECDTIQATSAGKLRLLKPNKYWIENSQKRYIPSVEDTVLGVVVDTKPDNFLVDIKGPNLAFLPVLAFEGGTRRNIPKFEIGTLIYARVVKANSIMNPELSCMDASGKAAEFGQLKDGYMFDTSTGMSRMLLSSPTCPVLEALGKKLSFEIAVGLNGRVWVNAPAASTVILVSNAIMRSESFSGIKQRAMVENLLERLS